Proteins encoded by one window of Cannabis sativa cultivar Pink pepper isolate KNU-18-1 chromosome 4, ASM2916894v1, whole genome shotgun sequence:
- the LOC115714189 gene encoding protein TIFY 6B isoform X2 → MEMERDFMGLSSKDSIFMAKEEVANDGSKDSGYFKGLGAQWPFSNKVSALPHLMSFKVGQDDKVRKTMADSMSSGFGTLPTTIDAFDQNQRRTMLEFQKSFNQDRQGGSPQFPFTTYPLQHDMYSMHRSHDVKMFSVPNQATSVSLGNPYLKDHFAVAATAANVKQPLLGGIPVATAQHYILPTTCSIAGITEQPWNNVKAAVGSSAQLTIFYGGSVNVYEDISPEKAQAIMFLAGSSSCLSSNASNLKAQIVSPSSKLGAFDGLPLPMNQPNMNTPNAALSRSLSVSSHTGIPSGSGSSSNDELMSVKAVVSKVDPPKIMNATRSVGATAIMPSAIPQARKASLARFLEKRKERMMNAIPYNFCKNSSECTATESNGANFSTSTAIESFH, encoded by the exons ATGGAGATGGAGAGAGATTTCATGGGATTGAGCTCAAAAGATTCAATTTTTATGGCGAAGGAGGAAGTTGCCAATGATGGGTCCAAAGACtcag gTTATTTCAAGGGTTTAGGTGCTCAATGGCCTTTTTCAAACAAGGTTTCTGCTCTGCCTCATTTGATGTCTTTTAAGGTTGGTCAAGATGATAAGGTTAGAAAAACTATGGCAGACTCCATGTCTTCTGGATTTGGTACTCTCCCAACAACAATAGATGCATTTGACCAaaaccagagaagaactatgcTTGAATTTCAG AAATCTTTCAATCAAGATAGGCAAGGAGGCTCTCCTCAATTTCCCTTCACAACATACCCTTTGCAACATGATATGTATTCTATGCACCGTTCTCATGATGTGAAGATGTTTTCGGTTCCAAACCAAGCAACTTCAGTTTCTTTAGGAAATCCTTACTTAAAGGATCATTTCGCTGTTGCTGCTACTGCTGCTAATGTCAAGCAACCGTTGCTGGGAGGAATCCCCGTGGCGACGGCTCAGCATTACATTCTCCCAACTACATGTTCAATAGCTGGTATCACTGAACAACCATG GAATAATGTTAAGGCTGCTGTTGGGTCTTCTGCTCAATTGACAATATTTTATGGGGGTTCAGTTAATGTCTATGAAGATATCTCCCCTGAGAAG GCACAGGCAATTATGTTCTTAGCTGGGAGTAGTTCGTGTTTGTCTTCTAATGCTTCGAATCTGAAAGCTCAAATTGTGTCACCAAGCTCAAAGTTGGGAGCTTTTGATGGTCTCCCTCTCCCAATGAATCAACCGAATATGAATACACCGAACGCTGCGCTTTCAAGGTCGTTGTCGGTCTCTTCTCATACAGGTATCCCATCAGGGAGTGGTTCATCAAGTAATGATGAATTGATGTCTGTTAAAGCAGTTGTGAGCAAAGTAGACCCTCCTAAGATAATGAATGCAACTAGATCAGTTGGTGCAACTGCTATTATGCCTTCTG CCATTCCACAAGCTCGCAAAGCATCTTTGGCTCGGTTTTTGGAAAAGCGCAAGGAAAG GATGATGAATGCAATTCCATACAACTTCTGCAAGAACTCTTCTGAATGCACTGCAACCGAATCCAATGGTGCGAATTTTTCGACGAGTACGGCTATAGAGTCTTTTCATTAG
- the LOC115714189 gene encoding protein TIFY 6B isoform X1, translating to MEMERDFMGLSSKDSIFMAKEEVANDGSKDSGYFKGLGAQWPFSNKVSALPHLMSFKVGQDDKVRKTMADSMSSGFGTLPTTIDAFDQNQRRTMLEFQKSFNQDRQGGSPQFPFTTYPLQHDMYSMHRSHDVKMFSVPNQATSVSLGNPYLKDHFAVAATAANVKQPLLGGIPVATAQHYILPTTCSIAGITEQPWNNVKAAVGSSAQLTIFYGGSVNVYEDISPEKAQAIMFLAGSSSCLSSNASNLKAQIVSPSSKLGAFDGLPLPMNQPNMNTPNAALSRSLSVSSHTGIPSGSGSSSNDELMSVKAVVSKVDPPKIMNATRSVGATAIMPSGMLFMFKLGFSMFDLYKYYTKKISFLCSHSTSSQSIFGSVFGKAQGKDDECNSIQLLQELF from the exons ATGGAGATGGAGAGAGATTTCATGGGATTGAGCTCAAAAGATTCAATTTTTATGGCGAAGGAGGAAGTTGCCAATGATGGGTCCAAAGACtcag gTTATTTCAAGGGTTTAGGTGCTCAATGGCCTTTTTCAAACAAGGTTTCTGCTCTGCCTCATTTGATGTCTTTTAAGGTTGGTCAAGATGATAAGGTTAGAAAAACTATGGCAGACTCCATGTCTTCTGGATTTGGTACTCTCCCAACAACAATAGATGCATTTGACCAaaaccagagaagaactatgcTTGAATTTCAG AAATCTTTCAATCAAGATAGGCAAGGAGGCTCTCCTCAATTTCCCTTCACAACATACCCTTTGCAACATGATATGTATTCTATGCACCGTTCTCATGATGTGAAGATGTTTTCGGTTCCAAACCAAGCAACTTCAGTTTCTTTAGGAAATCCTTACTTAAAGGATCATTTCGCTGTTGCTGCTACTGCTGCTAATGTCAAGCAACCGTTGCTGGGAGGAATCCCCGTGGCGACGGCTCAGCATTACATTCTCCCAACTACATGTTCAATAGCTGGTATCACTGAACAACCATG GAATAATGTTAAGGCTGCTGTTGGGTCTTCTGCTCAATTGACAATATTTTATGGGGGTTCAGTTAATGTCTATGAAGATATCTCCCCTGAGAAG GCACAGGCAATTATGTTCTTAGCTGGGAGTAGTTCGTGTTTGTCTTCTAATGCTTCGAATCTGAAAGCTCAAATTGTGTCACCAAGCTCAAAGTTGGGAGCTTTTGATGGTCTCCCTCTCCCAATGAATCAACCGAATATGAATACACCGAACGCTGCGCTTTCAAGGTCGTTGTCGGTCTCTTCTCATACAGGTATCCCATCAGGGAGTGGTTCATCAAGTAATGATGAATTGATGTCTGTTAAAGCAGTTGTGAGCAAAGTAGACCCTCCTAAGATAATGAATGCAACTAGATCAGTTGGTGCAACTGCTATTATGCCTTCTGGTATGCTTTTTATGTTCAAATTGGGATTTTCTATGTTTGATCTATACAAGTATTACACTAAGAAAATATCATTCTTATGCAGCCATTCCACAAGCTCGCAAAGCATCTTTGGCTCGGTTTTTGGAAAAGCGCAAGGAAAG GATGATGAATGCAATTCCATACAACTTCTGCAAGAACTCTTCTGA
- the LOC115714190 gene encoding plant UBX domain-containing protein 2: MDDVKDKVKGFMKKVNSSISSSSSGKFKGQGRVLGSSSTSSSSTPSNPIPSRLLNTPQSGSGSNSNSNSKPLPPKTQISNPKPDPSPQKPKTSNGFDPFESLVTSGKRCRNGFSPQVFKCPICDQVYGSEEEVSEHVDTCVNGGESGNTALESGSVDIGIDSSRNELEARVGGFLSAKPSAGSIEIILKLLKNIVKEPENAKFRKIRMGNPKIREAIGDVVGGVELLEAVGFSLKEEDGEMWASMEVVPLEDGIGLIKYAVNLLEPPKEEQQKMTSSSSVDSGNLEEKVEPKKIDRQTKVFFSVSENLAAKIELPDSFYKMSIEEVRREAEMRRKKLADSQLLIPRSLKEKQAKAARKRYTKTVIRVQFPDGVVLQAIFSPFEPTSSLYEFVSSSLKEPSLEFHLLNPVNIKRRVIPCFPTEGGKQTTLEEEDLVPSALIKFRPSETDSIVFTGLRNELLEISEPLLPDSAVSST, from the exons ATGGACGACGTTAAAGACAAGGTCAAAGGCTTCATGAAAAAAGTCAACAGCTctatttcttcttcatcttctggTAAATTCAAGGGCCAAGGTAGGGTTCTTGGATCATCctctacttcttcttcttcaactccTTCCAATCCCATTCCTTCTCGCCTTTTGAACACTCCTCAATCGGGTTCTGGTTCTAATTCCAATTCCAATTCCAAGCCTTTACCTCCCAAAACTCAGATTTCCAATCCAAAACCAGACCCTTCACCTCAAAAACCCAAGACTTCCAATGGGTTCGACCCTTTCGAGTCTTTGGTCACTTCTGGGAAGAGATGTAGAAATGGGTTTTCTCCACAGGTATTCAAATGCCCGATTTGTGATCAAGTTTATGGGTCTGAGGAAGAGGTTTCCGAACACGTTGATACCTGTGTTAATGGCGGTGAGAGTGGTAATACTGCTTTGGAATCGGGATCGGTCGATATTGGGATTGATTCATCGAGAAATGAATTGGAGGCTCGCGTTGGAGGGTTTCTTTCGGCGAAGCCTTCAGCTGGGTCGATTGAAATTATTCTAAAGTTGTTGAAGAACATAGTTAAAGAACCGGAGAACGCAAAGTTCAGGAAGATTCGAATGGGTAATCCTAAGATAAGGGAAGCGATTGGGGATGTTGTTGGAGGGGTTGAATTGTTGGAGGCTGTGGGATTTTCTTTGAAGGAAGAAGATGGGGAGATGTGGGCATCAATGGAGGTTGTTCCTTTGGAGGATGGAATTGGTTTGATTAAGTATGCTGTGAATTTACTTGAACCGCCAAAAGAAGAACAGCAGAAGATGACCAGTTCTTCATCTGTTGATTCTGGTAATTTGGAGGAAAAAGTTGAGCCAAAGAAGATTGATAGACAG ACCAAGGTGTTCTTTTCTGTCTCCGAGAACTTAGCAGCTAAAATAGAGCTACCGGATTCTTTCTATAAAATGTCAATTGAAGAGGTGAGAAGAGAAGCTGAAATGAGAAGGAAAAAGCTTGCAGATTCTCAGCTTTTGATCCCTAGGTCACTCAAGGAAAAGCAAGCAAAAGCTGCTAGAAAAAGGTATACAAAAACTGTCATCCGTGTCCAATTTCCCGACGGTGTAGTGCTCCAAGCTATTTTCTCTCCATTTGAGCCAACAAGTTCCCTCTATGAG TTTGTCAGCTCATCTCTGAAAGAACCCAGTTTGGAATTCCATCTGTTAAATCCGGTAAATATCAAACGGCGAGTAATCCCTTGCTTTCCCACAGAAGGTGGGAAACAAACAACACTAGAGGAAGAGGATTTGGTCCCTTCAGCTCTTATCAAATTCAGACCGAGCGAAACAGACTCCATTGTTTTCACAGGACTGCGCAATGAACTCTTAGAAATTAGCGAACCACTTTTACCGGATTCAGCTGTTTCTTCAACGTGA